aacctgttttcaTTTGAGAGCGGCCGGCGCTGCCAGACGGGACAAGGTGCgtgacgtcatcatcatcatcatctccagtATAGATGAACTGATGTTAGATGAAAGCTGGAGGCGGCGTTGAAATCAAAATAAGGCGTTAAAATATTCGGTCTTTTCCCTTTTCGATACGAGATGTATGATTGGTCGAGAGAAGAGAGATATTATTTCATCGTTTAGCGTTGCTCAGCCAGCCACTGAAACGAAGCTAACATTTCTTAGCATGTCTCAACCCATGAGGAAATCAGGAGTTCTGATCTatgaatataaattatttacGAATGACGACGCCACACAAGCGGTGATGCGTCTTCCTCTTTTGGTAAGGCGGACTCGGTTTTTGTTCTCCACctcacacgacatgaggagagcGGGAGGATGAAGAAATGGGTCAGATTCATGTTTTGGTTTTAaagcataatttaaaaaaaaaagaagtaatttTTAACAAAGTACTGGCATGGTACCttcttaattattattaatttttaaattgtaataATGTCTTAGAGAAGCAGCTAACAACAATATTAAAGGACCTTTTCTCTCACCATCTTTCTTCACTGAATTGGATCCTGGGAGTTCCATGCTTGTTTACATTTATAATTCAACCAAAACTGCTGATGCTTAACTGAAATCTATAAAACCtttacgtgttgttgttgttttgcttcagGTATTTTTGCCTTCAAATGTTCTCGAGCCGAAGAAATCTTCAACATGCTGCAGGAGGTGATGCACAATCACAGCATCAGTGTGGTGGAGGAGGCGGTGCCGGAACCCAGCCAGCAGGCGGCGCTCACTCCcgcaggtaaacacacacacacacacgcacacacacctgcaggtaGATAATAGTTACATCTCCTCTCTTGTGTGTCGTCAGCGCTCGGTTACTCGGTTCCCACGGTTCCTAACGGTGTGACCAGGATCCCGTCTGTGGGGGAGGCTCCGTCTCACCCCTCCACCCGCCACCCCTCTGTGGCCAGCACCCGTCTGCCCTCGGTGGGAGAGGAGTCCACGCATCCTCTGCTGGTGGCGGATGAAGCGGTAAGCTGATATTGATTAGGTGTTGATCAGGATTGATCATGAAGATTCAGGCACATTTTGATCGGTCTCCCCTATTCAAGCAGCTCTTTATATTTAATCATGTACTGTATGTTAATACCAAATATCACTTGAGTTatcacaaaatatatattttacctcaatatatatattattcaataaggaaaaacatgataaataaaatccagatcACTAATAATTAAATGGGATCCAGGTTAGACAAACGCtgttaaaaacataacctccttggcggaggtaaaaagaCTTTCATTAAACAGCTGTGTGACCTGTGTGAGTGATGTCATCTCCTCTGGGACCAATGGGCTTGCTGATCTAATCTGTGGTTTCACCTGTGCAGGTTCACACCTACGTGAACACCACAGGCCTCCTGGAGGACCAGCCCAGCCCGCTAACCGTCATCACCCCCCTGGAAAGTCCCACGTCGCCCAATTCTCAGTGTCCACCTACGCCCCCACCTCCTCCAAGAGTCCGCGCTGAGCCgccagccccgcccacacagcCAGAGccgcaggtgctgctggagccccAGGGGGTTCGTTTTGTGTTGGGCCCCACCCCCGTTCAGAGGCAGCTGATGGAGAAGAAGCAACAGGAGGTAAACAAATTTGAGGAGCCGCCGGAGGCTAACGGCCACACGGAAGCCCCCGCAGAGGCGGAGTCGACCCCCCTGCTGTCCAACGGCTCCTCGAATTCTTCCTCGGCTCCTCGCCGCCACCGCCCGCCCCCCCTGACCCCCGACCTTCAGAATGTCAACAACTCAGCCCAGCGGCGCACCGCCCTGCTGGACTACGAGAACCTGCCGGCACTTCCGCCGGTGTGGGAGGCGAGGAAGCCGagctctgaggaagaggagaacggCTGCGGCGGCCTGAAGACGCCATCGCTTAATGGCTTCAGCCACCACAGCCTCCTTCAACACTCTCACTCCCACCCTCTGTCCGCTGCCCTCGAGTCCTCCCACAACTACGTCAACACGGAGAATGTGACGGCGCCGCTCAGCGCCCTCCGGCCCGACACGGCCCGGCGCCGCACGGACGGACCCACCATCTTTAACTTCGATTTCCGCCGGCTGCCGCCGTCAGGCCACGCGGAGCCGCCCAAAACCCTCAACTACATCGAGGTGGAAATGGACAACAGCAGCGGGACCAAGGCCGCCTCGGATGGCAGCAACCCCCACACGCCTCGCACCCCCACCTCCCCACtaccccccaccacccccacaCGCCGCACCGAGCTCTACGCCCTCATCGACATCGAGCGCACTGCCGCCATGTCCAACCTGCAGAGGGCCCGGCCGCGAGACGACGGCACGTCACGCAAGACGCGACACAACAGCACAGAGCTGCCTACCAAAAGCGCCGTGTGACACGCACCTTCCACTTCCTGTTACCCCCTAAACACGCCGCAGCCGCACGGACGGCGCTTGTTTATATTCCCGCACGGAGACGAGGTGACGGACGCCACCTTGACCGCGAGTCAGACTTCCTGTGCGCTCACCCGTTCACGTGGACCATCGCGGATGAACCTATAGCAGTTTATTCCTGACGTTGACTCGCCGCAGAGCGTCTGCATTCCTCCTTATATGGTACAAATCAGTATTACTGAACAAAGCATTCCATTTATCCTTTTATATGATTCACTACATGCTGCTGTAATTCAGTATCTAAGGACACGACATGTTTGAGTATGTACAGTAGATTCTGGCTGCAcaataaatgtatgtttttatttgtactcGCTTGGAGTGAGCGCctcatctgattggctatctCCAGCTGCTAGCAGCGTGAAGCTACTTGGTGTTCTCTAAGGGGTGCTACCTGTGTGCAGCGAAACTAGCTGTTACAGCTGATCTGTTCCCTGGCATCAGCACAAGATTAATGTGTCCATAGCAACGGTATTGTAGTATTGGTTTCCAGTCTGACCGATGGAGAAGCTACTGGTGATAATGGAACAGGCTACACCAGACTGGTTTTGAAGAAGTGATGACGTGCTCTcggaaatgcaaacaaaactTTAATTCCAGCACAAGTACAAAACAATTACTATAAAACTAAACACTCAGTATTTACAAGTTTAATAACAGTTCAGCATCACGGTGCAAAAATATCGACTTCACCGAGCGATGAGTCTCTGTTTGGTCGTCTGCTGCACCAACTTGTGATAGTCGTCCAGTTTGTCTCGAACTTTATTGTACACCTGAAAGCGGACGGGGTCGTAGTGAGACACTCTGCAGAACGACGGAGCGCAAAGGGAACGATGCGGTGACTCACCCTGCTGTTGGTCTGAGTCTCGTTCAGAGTCTGGAGCAGCTGATCGATGGACGTGTACGGCAGCCAAATCGAGGACGCCGTCGCAGACAGAGGCCCCTGGAAAAACGAGTCCAGTTTAGATCAAGCAGTATTATCAGTAGTTGAAAAGTTGAGGCCCTGGCTTGATTGAACTGATGTTGTACTTGAAGCATTTGTACCTCTATTCCAAAGTACTGGTGACCTTTCCCCTGCAGCGCATCAACATACTCCAGTACCAGCTCGGCTGCAGCATCCAGCAGGTCAAAGTTCAGAAAGAGACGCAGCAGGGACGCAGCATCCACGGCCTGTGGCGAGCACATcagcaatgcatcatgggaagttAGTCAGAAAGTTAAGTCATGAAGATAAATGGCCTCCTCTCTCACCTTGTAAGACGTAACTAGCCAATCAGGCAGCGGGACGCCGTGTGACAGCAGCTTGTTAATGACACAGTGGTGGTATTGTGCGTTAGCAGAGGTGTACCTGTCCAGGTAGGAGGCCAGCAGCCGCCACGCCTCATCTGTAGCGCTGCAGAGGGGAGACAAACGTCAACCGGTAgagttcaaaataaaaacaacggCATCATTATGACAAGCATGAGTCGAACCTGGACTCTTTGGTGTTCACGATAGATGACAGCTGATTAGCAGCCAACCAGCTCCATGCTTCATTCTGAATCTCCTCCCCCCCGAACTGAAGCCTGATGCATCTGAGAGAGAACAAGTAATCAAGTTACATGATAATTAGACTCATTCACGTCAAGTCCTGAAGTCAAAGAAACAAAGagtaaattaataataatacaatacattttatttatatagcacttttctggaaactcaaagtctTACTTGAAGGTCAGACCCTCAAAGACCGGCATCAGGCTGAGTTTGAACGTCTGACAGACGGCGAGCGCCGAGTCAAACAGGCCCGTTTGGCCCAACAGGGCCACCATATCTGCTGCTGACGCACTGCCTGCAGGCccagagacaggtgagacatgGACACCAGAGCGATAGACAACTAGAGATGTTATTACATGGTAATAAAGGTGTACCTGCGATGGCAGCAGAGGGTGGGTGGTGCTGGGCGAGGGTCAGGCGGCTACGGGACAGGATGTACTCTTTTTCCAAGTCCTTGAGTTCCAGGATTTCGACCTGACGTTTGACTGCAGGAGAACAGATTATAAATTTGAACGTTCTAATAATAGTTAAATTGATTTGATCTGACAGACGGGTTCAGGGTTCAAATATATATCTAATTAGGCAAGTATCAAGTCTGTCCCATATTACATTTTGACGATGTATCGTCTCGTCCACACTGAGGTTGTTAAAGTTATGTGAAGGGCAGTCACCTGGTTCAGAGGCAAACTCTCCATCAGAGTTTCTCTTTGGAGACGCTCCGGGACGCTCGTACTGCAGAAAACGGAACCAAAGATTAGCAATTCAAACGCTCgcctgtgtgcgcgtgtgtgtgtacgcgtgtgtgtttgcgtacCACCGCTCCGGCAGCAGGCTGGACGATCCAGGCGTACTCCGGTCTTATGAGGCGGAGACAGTTGAGCGCCGTCAGGTAACAGTTCACCTGCTTCTGAAGACCAAGACGAGTCCGAACCTCTCGACCCAAACGCATCCCGAACTCGAACATCACCGTCCCAGctaaaacacgcacacacacacacactcaatcaaTAACCCGCCCAGGACCCGTTTAGTGCCAGTGGCTGCTGCTCGTACCCTTCCTGTAGTTGTGTCTGTTGATGTGGAAGGCGTACAGCAGCTCGTAGTAATTGTGAGACAGCAGATCCAAACCTCTGGCGCGAGACTCGATGATGCCGACGACCTGCCGAGTTCACACGACGGTTAACCCTTTAATCCGCACCAGACATGGATCTGAAGGCGCCACCGCGAGGCTGACGGACTTACCTCATCGTGCAGGCTGACGTAAGGGAACTGGACTAAATCCTGGAGCTGCGAGCGTTCGCACAGAACCACCACCAGCTGACGGAGGCAGTCCAGCCGCCTGAGACACAAAGCGTAACAGATCAAACCGCTGCATGCATGAGAGGATTCGCTCTAAACaccccactgtgtgtgtgtgtgtgtgtactgacaTGCTGCAGTCCGGGTTCTGGGTGAGGGCTTCATAAGCTTCGCTATTGTGCCCGAGGTCCAGATGATGTTTGAATATCCGGGTCCAGAGAGCAGCCTGGACACGACAGGTTTAAATCAGTAGATTCTATTAGTATCGAACGGCCCACTGAGCATTCGGCATGATTTAAGGACAGATTAAATATCCCTGCTCCATGTCCCCAGAGAGAAACGTTTACAATCGATGAGGTTAATCAGACACCAACTAAATATGGACGAATGACCAGACATCATCATCTGTTCACAGATTTGGGATCAGCTGAGACTGTTTTTACTCTCAAACAAGACAACTGATCAATAGCAGCTCAGTGAAGGATCATTAAtgaccagtagagggcagcgtTGGAGCATCTAGTCAGCCGCATCCAGAGACGGCGCCCGTCTGTTGTGTCGTCAATAACCCTCTCCTCTAGAcagtcaccatggaaaccagccCCCCCTGGTGGCTCTCCTGTGTGCATCGTTACCTGGCTGTTGACGTCGTTGTCGGCCTCCGTTATGGCCAGGGAGGCCAGCTGGATGACGAGTTCAGGCAGAGCGACGCCCTCCAGCAGCcgcagcacctgaagcagcacagcgagaaGCCCCCCCCTGAAACACTGACCCACACAGcaccctcagcccccccccccccccctcttaggAAGATATCTCTACACCCACTTTTGGGATGGAGTCAGGGAAAAACCCACAATAACCAGATCTCCGCCATCTTCTTCATAGATGAAGATGAATGGCAGAGCACGCGTCATACCAGAACCCTTAAAACGATTTGTCTTttacaaacattaaaataactatttagtaaatgacatgaaataaaTCCTACATATTTATGGTGATGTAATGTGCTGTAGTTGTTAGTCAAGCCGTGAGTACTTTGTTGTAATACTGCAGTCTGGGGGTGGAcgcagcctcctcttcctcggcgcCCGTCAGTCGGACCAGGAAgtcctccttctccacctccgTCGCTGCTTCCTGGAAGCACTGCAGAGCCTGAGGAAACGCGTGATCAGATCACGTGACCCGTGCTTGGATTCAGACGCCAGCATCGCCGTTCAGACTCACCTTCTGGCCCTCCCCATTGGACAGGTAACACTGGCCCAGCATGAAGCGACAGGAGCCGATGTTCATCTGGCACCATGGACCAATCAGACGCACATACTCCTGCACAGAGGTACAGGTGAGCCAATCAAATCCCTGGGGCGTTTTTCCAGGAACTGAGGAAGACGAATTTGACTCCCTCCTGCATCAATTTCAGCAACAATctggatcattattattattattaactgttgttttaataaatggaaatatattttaatattgtatatcTGAATTATTTTAATGCCACATTGAAGGCAGAAATGTAAACTAAATTAAGATGACACTGAATTATTCCATCACTGAATCATGTCTTATAATTTTGGGTAGAGATGAGTGTCCAACCAGTTAGTGACCTGTACTCGGAGCAGGTCCACCATAAACCAGGTCATTTTAAGCGACTCATTCATCAGTGCTTAGCTTATGAGGTAATTCAAGCGGAGATATTTTTACATGACAGAATCTAAAACGAGTCCAAACATTGGTTCTGAGCTCTCCTGGCTGGAAGCCCTCATCTTGCCTTGGTGTTTTTACTTCATGCTGGTTTTGGGTGAACTTGgacctgggggggcgggggggaaagGGGCAGACCATGACACCGTTCATGAGGGAAGGTACCTGGGCTAAACccacctgcagctgtgtgtaCTGGCAGTTGGCCATTAGACACTCTGGAAACTGGAAACCAGGGTTACTGGGCCAACTGGGAAACGGCAGTTAAGAGCCAACTACAGACAATGAAGACAGGAAGGTCACGAAAAGACATCATAGAACATTTTTAACCGGTGGTGTTTAGTTTTTTTGCAGTCTACCAACAGAAACGCGCGACCAGGCGAAGGATACAGCAGCTGAGCCAGCAGGTGGACCACGTTGGAGATCATGTGACTCCAGTGGAGCAGAGCGCTACTTTGCTGCTGGGAGTAGATCTTTGAGATGATGATCTTCCTCGCTGTGGTCTGATAGAAGAGCTCCACCACCGTCTGAGGACTCAGTGCTGGTGAGAAAAGATCATTCAGGCCCTCCTTAACACGCCTCCTCCTCTACCCCCATCAtctgatttctcctcctccatcgatGCTGCTTTTATTGAAACGAGAGGAGCAACGTCATTCTAAAGTCACCTGCTCTGGGGCCACTGACCTGATCTGCTGGAGAGGGACGGGGTGTCAGACAGCTCCAACACCGTGAGGTTCTGCAGGTTAGCATCtctggaggtcaaaggttaaaataaaaacgcaCGGGTCAGTGTACCAGCACACACCTTCAGaggcgcgcgcgtgtgtgtgtgtaccagtgcacgtgtgtgtgcgtgcgaatGTACTCACATGATGTCCATGGGGACGGAGGAGGCCAGCGTCTGACTGATGTTTTTAAGGAGGTAataggaggagaggaggtgggcgCTCCGTGGGATCAgttcctgctggagctgcagcagctgagcccccccacccagaaacacctgaacacacacacaaagctcaaTAAGTTAAAACCGCCCTCAGATCAGCGGCAGCACCAACTGCAGTCTGCGTGTGCCTACGTTGTCTCCGAAGCGCAGGTAGAGTTTCTGCAGGATTAGCAGGTCTCTGCAGAACAATGCTCTCGTCATGGTCATGTGACACACGGCCTGACAGACCACAGACgctgctgagctgctgccgTACAGCTGAGACAGACTGATCCTGGTGTTCAGGCTCTGACCTACAAGACAAAGatcagggggaaaaaacaaggCTGTTAGACAGCAGGACACACCTTCACCAAGTCACGAGTCTTACGCGGGTCTATATTTGCACCAGGAGTCTGTGTGGATCAGGTGATGCATGACGTCTTTGATTAGGTCTCCTACCGGGTGCAAGGGGTCCCTCGCCAGCCTCCGAATCCAACTCTGAATCCGACTCCAGGTCCATCTCCCTGAGGAGGACCATCATGGCCACCATCGGGTTGCGGATGTCCTGAAGTTTGTTCTGGATGTCCTCGATCACGTTGTCACTACAGGAAACACGATTCATCTCAAATATTTAACAACTACAGACAACTAATATACGTTACGTGCTCTCCAATGACCGTCAGTGTTAGTGCATAACAATCCAAATCTTTAATTCATCTTTGTTGCCATGTTAATAACTTAATCTGGAAAATAATAGATTACAAATTAATAGTTGTTTTTGCTGAGTAGTAATCCAtgttttttgtactttaatttCATAAACCCATAAACCGCTGCTACTCTTAGGACCCGGTTCACTACGACAGCAGCGAGGAAACGGGTGATGGTCATGTGACTGACTTGTCATTGGACAGCATGTTCTCCAGCACAAGTTCAGCTGCCCTCGCCGGTGACTGGAGGTGCTCCAGAGCCTTCTCCATCTCAAACGCCATCTCTCCAGAAACGGCGTCGCTAACGAGGCGCAGGCACTGAACCAGCTGCAGGACGTCACGGCCCACCTCAGGGTCTGAAGGACACGCCCCCACGACACATGGTGACAATATGTACTGCAGATGATGGCTTCAACGCATTAGTCATGACTGCACAACAAatgttgcagaaaaaaaacaatccagctTTCGTGCGACGCTGCATCGGCCATCTTTCTGCAAGCAGGTGCGTACCCTCAGTGATGggcgtctcctcctctgtgaaCAGGTACTCGTCATAGGACAGGTACAGATGATCCACGGCGAAGCAAGGCAGCAAGAAGGACACAAACCCCTGGAACAGACAGGGTGCGCACACAATCACGCACACTTATCAAGTC
The sequence above is drawn from the Brachionichthys hirsutus isolate HB-005 chromosome 5, CSIRO-AGI_Bhir_v1, whole genome shotgun sequence genome and encodes:
- the LOC137893964 gene encoding fibroblast growth factor receptor substrate 2-like, giving the protein MGSCLSCPEKESIPDNHQSKFKVINVDDDGNELGSGVMELTDAELVLHTHRRDDVRWPYLCLRRYGYDSNLFSFESGRRCQTGQGIFAFKCSRAEEIFNMLQEVMHNHSISVVEEAVPEPSQQAALTPAGKHTHTHAHTPAALGYSVPTVPNGVTRIPSVGEAPSHPSTRHPSVASTRLPSVGEESTHPLLVADEAVHTYVNTTGLLEDQPSPLTVITPLESPTSPNSQCPPTPPPPPRPEPQVLLEPQGVRFVLGPTPVQRQLMEKKQQEVNKFEEPPEANGHTEAPAEAESTPLLSNGSSNSSSAPRRHRPPPLTPDLQNVNNSAQRRTALLDYENLPALPPVWEARKPSSEEEENGCGGLKTPSLNGFSHHSLLQHSHSHPLSAALESSHNYVNTENVTAPLSALRPDTARRRTDGPTIFNFDFRRLPPSGHAEPPKTLNYIEVEMDNSSGTKAASDGSNPHTPRTPTSPLPPTTPTRRTELYALIDIERTAAMSNLQRARPRDDGTSRKTRHNSTELPTKSAV
- the nup160 gene encoding nuclear pore complex protein Nup160, which encodes MAAVLERSFIEICGFERETLQRFRDVTVNLGHLSALPGAVKFPDCAGAFHYEESGRLLSVTSNRFIHWSTSGDAVQLVEQSLDTNLLNNAVKLKFTHCTVLPGGVSIQETLNNVIILVSTSQSVHRLVLPHPSRMYRSELVTELHMQSIFTDVGKLSLRDPSHSAVIPSAVGQTGSPMTAAAWLSQSGEAHYALASPAGGIMVVTLPPHDTQGSVSVLELKRSSMMRRISGWMPTAIRGEPSSADLVLSLAVRELEEDSFIFALCQDHKLRMWSLGEQACLMEADMLEYMPACKGVKRLAGQGHRLRLVFSATTGLCVCVYLAVPQRGQFTVLQLVATEHSRYSLDHISSLFTTQETLVDFVLTSSDIWGVWVDDSNTTVVKYINFEHNSAGQWNQVFVQPPPEEEVQMGLDQDPRETYLEVLFSPLRFTASSIVKALQIYRRGSERISDLSWESLKKEVTVAVESELQNSVTEFEFSQEEYRHLQVEFWSRFYACCLQYQEALSMPLGLTVSRHTSMVCLLKKGFVSFLLPCFAVDHLYLSYDEYLFTEEETPITEDPEVGRDVLQLVQCLRLVSDAVSGEMAFEMEKALEHLQSPARAAELVLENMLSNDNDNVIEDIQNKLQDIRNPMVAMMVLLREMDLESDSELDSEAGQSLNTRISLSQLYGSSSAASVVCQAVCHMTMTRALFCRDLLILQKLYLRFGDNVFLGGGAQLLQLQQELIPRSAHLLSSYYLLKNISQTLASSVPMDIIDANLQNLTVLELSDTPSLSSRSALSPQTVVELFYQTTARKIIISKIYSQQQSSALLHWSHMISNVVHLLAQLLWPSNPGFQFPECLMANCQYTQLQEYVRLIGPWCQMNIGSCRFMLGQCYLSNGEGQKALQCFQEAATEVEKEDFLVRLTGAEEEEAASTPRLQYYNKVLRLLEGVALPELVIQLASLAITEADNDVNSQAALWTRIFKHHLDLGHNSEAYEALTQNPDCSMRLDCLRQLVVVLCERSQLQDLVQFPYVSLHDEVVGIIESRARGLDLLSHNYYELLYAFHINRHNYRKAGTVMFEFGMRLGREVRTRLGLQKQVNCYLTALNCLRLIRPEYAWIVQPAAGAVYERPGASPKRNSDGEFASEPVKRQVEILELKDLEKEYILSRSRLTLAQHHPPSAAIAGSASAADMVALLGQTGLFDSALAVCQTFKLSLMPVFEGLTFKCIRLQFGGEEIQNEAWSWLAANQLSSIVNTKESSATDEAWRLLASYLDRYTSANAQYHHCVINKLLSHGVPLPDWLVTSYKAVDAASLLRLFLNFDLLDAAAELVLEYVDALQGKGHQYFGIEGPLSATASSIWLPYTSIDQLLQTLNETQTNSRVYNKVRDKLDDYHKLVQQTTKQRLIAR